gaacatgtgctattcttgtccgcagctgtggacaaaaataggctgttctatgggggtgccggccgggtgtattgcggatccgcaaaacactacggacgtgtgaatggacccgaatagtaataattatggcactcttcagcccctccagcatacagtcccatgtaaaatacatcactccttgccttcagcccctccaacatacagtcccatgtaaataatatcaccctttctctcttcgctgcctgccttgagccccttcagcatacagtcccatgtaaaatacatcacgccccaccttcagcccctccaaaatacagtcccatgtaaaatacaaaactcccccggccttcagcccttccagcatacagtcctcatgtaaaataatatcacccctcctgccttcagcccctccagcatacagtcccatgtaaaatacatccctCTCTTTGCCTttagcctctccagcatacagtccccatgtaaataatatcacttcaccccccccctcttcagacccctctaagtCTCCAGTGTACAATGtatattcctcctcccttcagcccctgcaaaaagccccccaagtacatataacagtcaatcttctcctccacatactgacctgcagcttctgctcctctctccaataTCCTGCTCTGTTGAATTTCCTGCATAtcttgaggccccgccccctgtatgACAAGACTCCGCCTCTTTCCCGACATCATACCTCCCTAGAGCAAATCCATTCTAGCGCtctactgtctcataggcttcagaccactagcctgaagcctatgtgaAGGATCGCATCAGGAGTTGGCTGATGGCAGTGCAGCACAGAGgtgatgattagggtgtgcccaggcacacctggcacaccccgtgcgcacgcctatgctcaGCATAATAAACATTGCTTCCCATGcgcttttaattagcaggagactGCATAAGGGTATATATTCctacctctcagttggagttcctgagagtatgTGATACTGTTCACATGGTGAGAATATGTGATGGGGTTGGTTCtacacctgttcacatggtgcagtattgCATGGCGGCCATTGTTGCTTTGGTGCCGTCCTGGTGGGTTGGTAcggcccagtgccagggtggtTTTGTCATACAGCGGGGGCgttgtttgactgctgggtcccgctgcctGCTGGGGTGGCGCTGCGGCATCAATGGTCGCCGTGCAGTGCTGCGCCAAATCTAGAATAGGGTCCCATTCAAGGAGGCAACCTTGTTGCGGTGAGTgagcctatgctttttgatcaaattgtatactaatgcctcatgtactatatgcagcataggggtaggtatacgataaattacgctgagaagcgatgtttaTTATACTaagaagcagttagataaaagcatagtaatgaggatgtgcgatccagttctgtttcttgtATTTATACACTTAAAGGAAATATGCCATCAGAATATGACCTATGGTTTAAATAGCGTTTTtacattaaacattttttttttttgccacagaaAACATGGACAGGAAGGGACCTTATTGACTTGTATGGGAgatttttctagacatgctctgtgatccatgcagaggccaagagggaGTAGATAAACTGGGATATAAGCTATTGTAAATCTATACACAGATGTTATCTGTAATTGTAATCCTacttgtgatgataatgagatgtctactaaaaagttacctgtacagagcTGTAAGTCTTGACATTTAGACCTAGTGCTAAGTGCGAAAACTGCAcaattttagtattttatttatttatttttaatatttttgacaATGATATTGAAAATTAACGGAAAAATCTCCAAAAAATATAATCGTGATTTAAACAATTGGTCATTTTcttatgacacattccctttaagtctacttttacactagcgttttggctttccgtttgtgagatcccttcagagctctcacaagcggtccaaaacggatcagtttgcattctaatgcattctgaatggaaaaggatccgctcagaatgcatcagttccgtctccattccgctttggagacggacaccaaaacgctgcttgcaccaTTTGATgaaacagccaaacaaatctgtcctgacacacaatgtaagtcaatggggacgaatccgttttctatgacacaatctggcacaatagaaaacgggtccgtctcccattgactttcaatggtgttcaagacggatccgtcttgactatgttaaagataatacaaacggatccgttctgaacagatgcagatggttgtattatctgaacggattcgtccatgacggatctgcacaaaacgcgagtgtgaaagtagccttagttggtgAAGTGCAAAGTGTCTGTCTTTACCGACGGAATTCTATTATTCTTTGACTGCCACCACAAGACATAGGAGCTGGTTTCCAAGGCAAAATAAAACTCTGAATCCAACTGAAAGCCTTCTACTTGCCTCTACAATTGACCTTAATCCCATGCCCAGACACCCCTCTGGACTGGTCACACCTTGTAGATTAGACCTAAAACGAGGATGTTCCAGGGTTCACTAAATCATATCTGGTGTTCGAGGGTTCACTAAATCATATCAAGGCTGTTTATTGTAAACTATGTAACTCAACCCTGTCTAACACTGCAATAACCAGAGCATCAACTCCACTGAGGACTATAACCTTTAATAGATAATTAATTTAAAAGATACATATGTATATCCAAGCTGTTGGATGTAAATAAATTCTTCAAAAAAGTTAACCCCCAAATCatgcaaaaaaagagaaaacgTGAAAAAAGATTGCCAGTGCACATAAaaaaggaacagtcttaccagtctTGAAGTGAGAAATAGTGATAGAATACCGTCCAATCATGATGCAGGGCGGCGTAGGGGAACTATCCCTAGTAATCCCTAGTTGGTGACCcctaacctaaaaaaaaaatggttagtGTAGCACTGGCCTGACAAGGGCGACCCTAACGGATCCTCCCTACAAGCTAGCTAAAGTTGCTCTAGATACAGGCCCGTGTGGATGGTACCAACCCCGCTCCATTGGTTGCCTAGGCGGCCATGTCACTTGGTTCAAACGCTTCCTTTGTCATAAGGATGGGTCTGAGAATTCTTGTATTAAGTGCAATTAAGAGGTGGGGCCCCTTCCTCCACTTTTTGGTTTGTGGTTTGCCTCCATTGAAGGTACGCTGCTGCAACAGGGATACCAAATAGGGATCTAATCAGCATCTAACATCATTAGAAAGTTGTACCCTatacctaaaggggttttctgcttttaactattgatgacctatcctcaagataagtcatcaatatcacattggctggggtctgactcccagcacccctgccgatcagctgttttatacAAGCGctaccttctctgctctgtttacctgcctgccgcagcaattgcagtggtgagcaggtgtcattaattacaagtatggcgtccccattcacttctatgggacggctccatGTGTTCAAGTGAAAAGGAAGGAgccctcccatagaagtgaatggggagaccatagttgtaattacacctgctcaccactgcaattgctgcggtgGGCATGTAAACAAAGCACtgacttctcttcaaacagctgatcggtgggctggccaatcagcattagcaTTGCTAGCAGAGCCTGCTGCTGACTGGCAGTCCTAACTCCCAGGGGAGAAACGTTACTGGCCAACAGTGCATGCACAGTGACCAGACCTGAGTCAGCATCATCACCTCTCCAGTCCAGTGCTGTCAGGATTTGCCCCAGGCAGCAGGTACAGTTCATGGGGGGCGGtaggtatggcacactatataatatgcagCAGCAGGTACAGTTCATGGGGGGCGGtaggtatggcacactatataatattcAGCAGCAGGTACAGTTCATGGGGGGCGGtaggtatggcacactatataatatgcagcagcaggcacagttcatggggcaagtgaatggggacaccatagttataattacacctgctcacaaaTGCAATTGCTgcagtaaacagagcagagaaggcagcacttgtaTGAGGGCTACCTTCTCTTCTaacagttgatcggtgggggtcccaggtgccagacccccaccaatctgatattgataggtcatcaatagtaaaaagctgacaacctctttaagacctCTTTAATTCCATTCTTCCAAAACAGACCCACATAAAATTTCTTGCAGGGCTGGGCAATCTTTCAATGACAACCCGATCTTGTCTTATACCATGCGCGATAAGGGAGCCCTAAGGAATCTCAAAAATGTTGCTATTTGTTACCATCTTTTCAGTTATCTATTCAAGGGTATCAGCGACTGAGGACTCTCAGTTTTTATCTTCCCTTTTCACTGGATAACATGGTCAACAGGATCTTTCCTTTAGTTGCCTGGGAATTTCTGGCAAGGGAAAAGGAAAGTGAGAGAGTGTATTTTTTATTACCATGCTGCACAAGGGTTAATATTTCAAAGACCCTAAATCTTTCCATTGTTTTCACGTTTGACCTGTGTCATTGACATCCGCTGTTTTTCTCGACTCATTGTCCCAAGTACAGCAGGAGAAAAAGAAAATCGGAATTTTGCTTATAAAtcagttattttattttagagcTGAATTTTTGAGGTGTCAGCAGACATGTTTTTTATAGAATTCAAAGTTTATGTCAGTTTAAAGGGATGTAGAACAGACAGAATAGAAGCCGAGGGCAAATGAGAATTTATTTTCAGAGGTCTGTGAAATTCTCTACCTGCCAAAAATAATAAATCTGAGCAAAAACATTATAATGTAAAGCACCTTCCAGAGAAACCCCCAGTGCCAGCCATACCCCTACCAATTACATCCATGGAGCCTAGTCATAATAAAAGTATAACTGGCGGGTGGAAGATTGACTAAGTTGATTGCTGCTCAGTGGCACTTCTCTTCCTCCTGAGGTCCTGACGTACAGGAATATTCTCATTTGTAAAATTGGTTCCCACTTGTGGACTAGGCTGTATATTCCTTTTAAATGAATCGAATTCAGGGCGAGACTGGCAATCCACCTAACTGGGCAGATTCCCGATGGGCCTCCGGGTCCTTGAACCCGGTGCGTTCAACAATGATACTCAATTTATAGTGAGGCTGCAGCACAGCTTGGGGGTCGGAGAGGCACAAGAGTGTGGCCAGCAGATACTCTACTTTATGCACCTTCCCGATTTGCTGTTTTTCAGCTCCAGAGGGATGTCAGAAATGATCTGAGTGGCAGCTGCCCTGTTCTGTAGGAGGCCTAATAACCCCCTGCTCTATATGGATTACATAGGTTATCATCTTCTATGGAACAGGGTAGCTGCCGCTCACACCATCTACGACATCCACTTCATGGTGAGCAGTATGGACAGTCCTCCACAAGTCAGGGCAGCTAGGCTGCAGTAAGTTCGGCTCTCATGAGCTGTGGTCAGTCCGGGAAATGCAGCCGTCACATGAAGTGCATTTCACAGACCACACACAGCCATGTGAAAGCAGTCTAAGGTGAATGAATGACTGCAGGtgcatttaaaggggctgtccaccaTTAACATTAATGGCAGGCAGGAGGGtcttgggaaaaaaaacaaaaaaactctcaCCTTTTGAAAGTCTTGCTGTTCCAGTGCTGCGGCTCCCGACAACCCAACCATGATGACATCCTGTTCATGGTCAGCAGCACTTTCACAAAGTGAGTGATAATAAGTGTCTTCCATTAATATTTGAGTTATGTTTGACAACTGCAATATGATAATACCATCTGTGTACATCTGGAATTTGGCCACTATACGGTCCTTGGTTACATTAGTGCTTTAGCATACACTTGTCCTTTTGCTAGTGACACCGGTCCTTAACTGTGCTAATGGGTGTTTCTATTTTACACACATTCGTGTATTGATGGTAGGGGGTATTTTGCGACTATTTTTCTCCAATATGGGGGGGCTATACCAGCCTAGTTATTATGCTCTCCCCCACCTTCTGTTTAGGGATTGTTTATGGCACGGGCATGTGGTGCCATTGTGTATCTGGGGGGATGCTCTCATTTACATATTGGACAGGAATTCTTTTTTACTTTTGTCTGTACAGATCCTGGGCCTCAGGGGGCCAATTGGCAGTTATCTGTTAcagtctgagtgcatgcattccgtcacatgCACAAGATGATGTCATATCCCTTGCGCCTTAGGTTGAGGAGGGGGAGGTGGGCTGCTATGGGCTTATATTAGCCCAATCCAGAACAAAGGGGCTGTCTTGAGCTCATCACCACAAGCAGAAGGACTTCACACCTAGAAGAGTGGACATTAGTTGAGCCAAGCAGCCCCTTCAGAAGCATGTAGGTTTGGGAGGGTGCTGCTGGTACGTGTGTAAGTGTATATTTAGATAGATTTTGGGGTGGAATTATAGTTGGGATTGTATAGTGTTAGTGTAATCAGGTTTATTATTGTGCTGTTAGTGTATTGCCATgtgtgtctatatgtatatatatttttataaccattgatataaatatacactcacctaaagaattattaggaacacctgttctatttctcattaatgtgattatctagtcaaccaatcacatggcagatgcttcaatgcatgtaggggttgtggtcctggtcaagacaatctcctgaactccaaactgaatgtcagaatgggaaagaaaggtgggctacaacagcagaagaccccaccgggtaccactcatctccactacaaataggaaaaagaggctacaatttgcaggaGCTCACCAaaatggactgttgaagactggaaaaatgttgcctggtctgatgagtctcgatttctgttgagacattcaaatggtagagtctgaatttggcgtaaacagaatgagaacatgtatccatcatgccttgttaccactgtgcaggctggtggtggtggtggtggtgtaatggtgtgggggatgttttctgggcacactttaggccccttagtgccaattggccatcgtttaaatgccacgggctacctgagcattgtttctgaccatgtccatcccttcatgaccaccatgtacccatcctctgatggctacttccagcaggataatgcaccatgtcacaaagcttgaatcatttcaaattggtttcttgaacatgacaatgagttcactgtactagaatggcccccacagtcaccagatctcaacccaatagagcatctttgggatgtggtggaacgggagcttcgtgccctggatgtgcatccctcaaatctccatcaactgcaagatgctatcctatcaatatgggccaacatttctaaagaatgctatcagcaccttgttgaatcaatgccacgtagaattaaggaagttctgaaggcaaaagggggtccaacaccgtattagtatggtgttcctaataattctttaggtgagtgtatatagatatagcagaaatGGTTGAGGGTAGACGTGTAATTGTTTATTAAATACTTTATTGTTCAAGTACAGCATATAGTCTTTTGTCACCGCCGTAATTCAGCACACGCAGTTCAGAAAAGTTAGAGTAACAGGTAGAATAGGTGGAGCCAGCAATAGATGACTATgcctatttataaaaaatattaatattaatcccaaatattaataattaatattttccTTTTACACAGGCATGTAGTGGCTATGCCCGGTATTGCAGTGTTCTCCCATTTAATAATAGAGTCCCTCACCAGAGTACCACAGCCCTTTAAACTTCTAGTTGATGGGGGTTGCCAACAGTCCCCCTCTATATGTCCAGTGTATTCACGAACTTCACTCAATCACGGCCCACATAGAGTCTAACTAAAGGCTGCTTTCAGtgtacctcctcccctgctgcagaaATCTTACACTGCTCAGTACAAGCTGCAGTCTTCTCTGCAGTAAAGGAGAGACCATCTTTCAGCAGTTTCAGTGTGGAATTATAGCAGgactccttttttttatttattgcacaGCTAGGAAAGCATTCCCTCCaatggggttctctgggaatactGTGTTTTTACCAGGTACCCACAGCCTGCCTCTGTAAATaggagattcatacttacctgctccccactcctCAGTGCTGCCTCTGATTTTCCATGTTCCAGTTCCTGGCTAGTTTTCCTCCAGTGCTGCATGGTtatggtcacatgctccactgcagccaatgactggtttcAGCAGTGATGTGCGGCTTGCGGCTACTCACCACTGAAGTtgatcattggctgcagcagagtatAATATGAccatgcagtgccagaagcaaACAAGCCAAGCACCAGAATGTAGAGAAAGCAGAGGCAGTGGCAAGCAGGTAAGTACAAATATTTTATTTACGGAGGTAGGCTGTGGGGcagtattcctggagaaccccttaaagTGGTACATATAGGAGAGCTCGATGGCCTGTTTTCCTATCTAGGTAAGATGAGGACTACTCAGCTCAATGTGCTAAAACAGTCTGAGAACCACTGTAATAGGGACTCCGTGTGGAGAGTGTGATGGTAAAATGACGAAGGGAAGGGACTGCAGGTCAGTTATGGAGGGAGACCTTTCAGTGCTCAGGTTATGTCAGTTCACTGTAGTATTGTCAGCTACagtaattatattattatatggcTTAATTATTCAGTTCTGATGCGATAATTTATTTCTACAGCACATGTAGGAGAACTCTGGCATTTGGCGCCAAGTCACAGCAGCATGTGCTGCAAACGTCGGATCTCACAAGCACAAAACCGGTATTTTCACAGATGAAACAAAGATCTGAAATCGTCATAGTTTTTTTCTGAAGtacatttatttttcatttttcgcAGTTGGTACAATTAATAAGTCATTTTCCCAACATGCATTCACAGTACAATAAAAGGTTTCTGTATCTTGTAGATTAGCATTAAAAGAGATTGGTGGCGCCACAGAAAGCCTGTGTACAGTGACCTCTCGCAAGCACGGCAAGGGTAAGTGACAAGAGAGTCTTGGCCCTTTACTGCTGGATGCGTCGGATAGACTGGATCTGGAAGGTCTGGGCGTGAGAGCCCCATTCTCTCCAGTGCTTGTATTCACCTCCATGGTGGTCACATTCCAAAATGTACTGGTAGCCACGATAACCAGGATATTGGTAGCACACCCAGCTGCAAGAGACAGGCGGGAGTCAGAAGATCAAAGTCAACGGATGCTTTAATTCTTCCCATTGGCTTTAATATCTTGTCTTGAACTATTCCCAAATACTTACGCGCCGCATTGAACCTTCATGGATCCCACTTCATTGTTGCACCAGCCCATTGCTTGCAGAGAAGGATAGTCATCAcatatctcccactgcttcccaaTGAAGTTCTCTTTCTCAAAAATGACTAGTTTGGATTCCTTATGATTCTGCAAAGAAAACTTCAAATGTAAAGTGCAGCAGTTCACCAAGCTACACAAAGTTTTTATGTATTAGTATTCTAAGGGTACAGCCTCATGGTCGGTATGGAAgccaaaaaaagaagaaactaaaagaaaattaaacaaaaaaaatcatatccgTCCTGTATAATAtctctctttttatgatccactcctgattttggcctcAATAACTTCATCAGGAGAGCTGACCGTGAAAACATTTACTATGACATGCTATTCTATCTCCATAAGCTCATGCCCATCTTGACTATATATCTCTTTAcactttttgcccattttttttgtacTTACAGCAGAACAGATTGGGCGGAAAGACATCAGGCGCTCAATGTGATAGGCATTGCTGCCACTCCAAGAGTCCCAGCGTGGGTACTCTCCTCtctccagtacaaactgctgaCCACAGAAACTTGTGTGCTCGTATCCAATCCAGCTGCATGAATACAAAGAAAGACGGTCAATATACTACTACTGTACGAACTATACAGTAGTATAATCCCTTTATAATCTTTCTTTATACATTTTCATACTTACGATCCACATTCCACTTTTAGAGACCTAATATTGTCAAAGCCGCACTCCATGATGTTTGTGCAGGAGGAAGTAAATTCCATCCTCTTTCCTTGAAAGTTTTCTTGTTCGTATACTGTGATCTGTAAGAGAAATTTAACTTATATCTTGGGTGTAACCCAGTTATACTATATTTTGCTTGTCAGCTTGCACCCTTGGTGTAAACTTCCCAAATATAATGCAGAAATAATCATACCTCATATTTGGGCTGTATCTCTTAGGCTATTGCAAGTAAATATCTCTTGCACACTATAACGCGTTTCCAATATCATTAAGTATTAGATGACCTAAATCTAAGCCTAACACCTATAAAAGCTTTCAGACACAGCCTagctctatttaaaggggttgtacagattTAGGAAAGCGCGACTACTTTCTTCCTGAGAACAGGTATTGATGTTCATCCCTGTTCACTCGAAAGGGGCTTATCTGCAATACCATTCACAACTAATGGACAGGTGTGGTGATTTTTTTCAAATACTTAAAaactccttttaaaggggttttctgggatttttatattgatcaaTAGTAGATCAAccggggtccgactcctgggacccttgccaatcagctgtttgaggaatctGTGGTGCTCACAGAGCTCTGATAAATGACGCaccttactaagcacagcgccttCTATTGAATTATGGTtgtacttggtgtcacagctcagCCCTTTTCACTTGAATGACcatatgaccaatgaacatgatatcactggcctaggaagaggcctaagcgctcAAGGGGCACTGCTGCTTCTTCGAACAGTTGATCAgtgagggtgccaggagtcgaacCCCCGACGATctcataatgatgacctatctgcGTTAAGcagtcaatatcaaaatcccagaaaacccctttagtgcCTCTTTAGACATAGTGTTACCAGTAGGAATCTAATGTTCGTGTTGGGTGTGTTTTTATAATAATGCAGATATGTGATTTGTGAATGCTATAACATGCTGGTTCCTTGTTGTTCTTTTCTACTTTGTCTGATAAGGATGATGAATGGTTATTTTGTTCTGCTAATCTCATGGTTTCTTGTTCTTGGTGCCAAACATAAGAAACAATTTGAGTCGCTGACAAGAAATACAAGAGATAAACACAAGGTCCTCTTTAGTCATTTTTGGTAATGCTCTTCTAAAACACAATCTCCTCACTGGAACGTATTCACGATAAAAGACAGATACTGGGGAGTATAATGCAGTCTCAGCTTTGTATGTTACTTCTACTTGAGTATGTTATTGTTATCTCGCCTAACAATCCCATGTAAGCCATAACTGGATACCTTCCAGGGTCCCAAAGGAACAGGAAGCGGGTTGGTCTGGGCCATTTTTTCGGAGGTGATGTCTACAAGAAACAAAGCATATAATTTAAACAATGGCATAGTTCTCTGATCATTAAGCTTCCACGATGATATCAGTCAGGCAGTAAATTGCAAGTCAACCTCAAATGACCTGGGTCACCTTAagatataattttaaaaaaaactaatgaccTAAGGTAACACTTTCCGTGTTCCACCGCTTTTGGCACCAGCAAATGGCTGATTTTCCCGGGAAAGCCGTGTCTGGCCATCTAATAAGTTATGATGGCAGATCCACCAGAGCGGCGCTCATTCCTGGCTCATAGGCAGGTTTCCCACCATCTATGAAGTCCATactccctaaaagagtatatggACAGGGGCTGTTTTCATAAGATATTCACTATTATTAGAATAAA
This is a stretch of genomic DNA from Bufo gargarizans isolate SCDJY-AF-19 chromosome 3, ASM1485885v1, whole genome shotgun sequence. It encodes these proteins:
- the CRYBA1 gene encoding beta-crystallin A3, whose translation is MEIPATERDITSEKMAQTNPLPVPLGPWKITVYEQENFQGKRMEFTSSCTNIMECGFDNIRSLKVECGSWIGYEHTSFCGQQFVLERGEYPRWDSWSGSNAYHIERLMSFRPICSANHKESKLVIFEKENFIGKQWEICDDYPSLQAMGWCNNEVGSMKVQCGAWVCYQYPGYRGYQYILECDHHGGEYKHWREWGSHAQTFQIQSIRRIQQ